One Candidatus Uhrbacteria bacterium genomic region harbors:
- the fusA gene encoding elongation factor G, translating into MSREYSLEQTRNFGIIAHIDAGKTTTTERVLFYTGKKHKIGEVHEGEATMDWMEQERERGITITAAATTCFWKGCRYNIIDTPGHVDFTVEVERSLRVLDGGVTVFDGVAGVESQSETVWRQADKYSVPRVCFINKLDRTGADFYKDVASIHARLTKKARPIQLPIGTEDNFQGVVDLILMRAFTFTDDLGKDIEEQDIPSDLKEQAQKYRSELLETIVETDEALMTRYLAGEELSVDEIRLALRKATIARDVFPILCGSALKNKGVQQLLDAVNYYLPSPLDIPPVKGFHPDDPEKEEVRQASDSEPFAALAFKVAADPFIGKLVFFRVYSGNLKAGSYVYNTSTGDKERIGRIVRLHANHREEVQDVYAGEIAAAVGLRGTTTGNTLCDPDHPIVLESITFPDPVISVAIEPKTKADQEKMGMALAKLAEEDPTFHVASDEESGQTIIKGMGELHLEIIIDRMKREYKVEADVGRPQVAYRETIRLEAEGEGKFIRQTGGKGQYGHARVRVEPNQGKGFEFLNEIKGGVIPKEFINPIEKGIIEAAERGVVAGYPVLDFRIHLYDGSYHEVDSSEAAFKIAGSLAFQDAAKRAKPVLLEPVMKVEVITPEEFMGTVVGDLNSKRGQIQEMSDRMEAKVIRAFVPLAEMFGYATTVRSLTQGRASYTMEFDHYDEVPPNIAQTIVESRQGTARRA; encoded by the coding sequence ATGTCACGCGAATATTCTCTTGAGCAAACTCGTAACTTCGGCATTATTGCGCACATTGATGCCGGGAAAACCACGACAACCGAGCGCGTGCTTTTCTACACGGGGAAGAAGCATAAGATTGGGGAAGTGCATGAAGGGGAAGCGACGATGGACTGGATGGAACAGGAACGTGAGCGCGGCATCACCATCACGGCTGCCGCAACAACCTGTTTTTGGAAAGGGTGTCGCTACAACATTATTGATACTCCCGGTCACGTAGACTTTACCGTAGAAGTGGAGCGGTCGCTGCGCGTGCTTGACGGCGGCGTTACCGTGTTTGACGGAGTGGCAGGTGTGGAATCGCAGTCGGAAACGGTGTGGCGCCAAGCAGATAAGTACTCTGTACCGCGCGTGTGTTTCATCAACAAGCTTGATCGTACCGGTGCGGATTTTTACAAAGACGTTGCGTCCATTCACGCGCGCCTTACCAAAAAGGCTCGACCGATTCAACTTCCTATCGGCACTGAGGACAATTTCCAGGGTGTGGTGGATCTTATCCTCATGCGTGCTTTCACGTTTACCGATGATCTGGGAAAAGATATTGAGGAACAGGATATTCCCAGTGACTTGAAGGAACAGGCGCAGAAGTATCGGAGCGAACTTCTGGAGACGATCGTGGAGACGGACGAGGCTCTCATGACGCGCTACCTCGCGGGCGAGGAGCTTTCGGTAGACGAGATTCGTTTGGCGCTTCGTAAGGCAACCATCGCGCGCGATGTCTTTCCGATTCTCTGCGGCTCTGCGCTCAAGAATAAGGGGGTTCAACAGCTGCTTGATGCCGTCAACTATTATCTGCCCTCACCGCTTGATATTCCTCCGGTCAAAGGATTTCATCCGGACGATCCCGAAAAAGAAGAAGTGCGTCAGGCAAGTGACAGCGAGCCTTTTGCTGCCCTTGCCTTTAAAGTTGCCGCGGACCCTTTCATCGGAAAGCTTGTGTTCTTCCGCGTGTATTCCGGCAACCTGAAGGCGGGGTCATACGTGTACAATACCTCCACTGGGGACAAAGAACGGATTGGGCGCATTGTGCGTCTTCACGCAAATCACCGTGAGGAAGTGCAAGATGTGTATGCCGGAGAAATTGCGGCGGCCGTGGGATTGCGCGGCACGACGACGGGGAACACGCTGTGCGACCCGGATCACCCCATCGTACTTGAGTCCATCACGTTTCCCGATCCTGTTATTTCTGTCGCCATCGAACCAAAAACAAAAGCCGATCAGGAAAAAATGGGTATGGCGCTTGCAAAACTTGCGGAAGAAGACCCGACATTCCACGTCGCGTCCGATGAAGAATCTGGACAGACTATCATTAAAGGAATGGGCGAGCTTCACTTGGAGATCATTATTGATCGCATGAAGCGCGAGTACAAAGTAGAGGCTGACGTCGGGCGCCCGCAAGTGGCGTACCGCGAGACGATTCGCCTCGAGGCGGAAGGAGAAGGAAAATTTATCCGCCAAACAGGGGGAAAGGGGCAGTATGGCCATGCGCGCGTGCGTGTGGAGCCCAACCAGGGAAAAGGATTTGAGTTCTTGAACGAAATCAAGGGCGGTGTCATTCCCAAAGAGTTCATCAACCCTATTGAAAAGGGCATTATCGAAGCGGCCGAGCGCGGCGTAGTAGCTGGGTATCCCGTGCTGGACTTTCGTATTCACTTGTATGACGGGTCTTACCATGAAGTGGACTCATCTGAAGCAGCCTTTAAGATTGCCGGCTCGCTTGCCTTTCAAGATGCAGCCAAACGTGCCAAGCCCGTGCTCCTTGAGCCTGTCATGAAAGTGGAAGTCATCACCCCGGAAGAATTTATGGGAACGGTGGTGGGAGATTTGAACTCCAAACGGGGACAAATCCAGGAGATGTCGGACCGGATGGAAGCGAAAGTCATTCGCGCATTTGTGCCGCTTGCCGAAATGTTCGGCTATGCCACAACGGTGCGCTCGCTCACACAAGGCCGTGCGTCCTACACGATGGAGTTCGATCACTACGACGAAGTGCCGCCGAATATCGCCCAAACGATTGTCGAATCACGACAAGGAACTGCGCGTCGCGCTTAA
- the rpsG gene encoding 30S ribosomal protein S7, which produces MRGKQAPKRLIAPDPKFQNVSVAKFINYVMNDGKKTIAQDVMYKALDLIEQKSKKNPVEVFEQAMKQVSPSLEVKSRRVGGANYQVPIPVRGERRFTLAARWILLAARSKKGRPMYQKLADELLAAANSEGEAFKKKEDVQRMAESNRAFAHFAR; this is translated from the coding sequence ATGCGTGGCAAACAAGCCCCCAAACGTCTCATCGCCCCTGACCCGAAGTTCCAAAACGTGTCGGTGGCGAAGTTTATTAATTACGTCATGAACGATGGCAAGAAAACCATTGCACAGGACGTCATGTACAAGGCGCTCGATCTTATTGAGCAAAAATCCAAGAAGAATCCCGTCGAAGTTTTCGAGCAGGCCATGAAGCAAGTCTCTCCCTCACTTGAAGTGAAGTCGCGCCGCGTGGGCGGGGCGAATTACCAAGTGCCAATTCCTGTGCGCGGCGAACGCCGTTTTACGCTTGCGGCGCGCTGGATTTTGCTTGCCGCGCGTTCGAAAAAAGGCCGTCCCATGTATCAAAAGTTGGCGGATGAGTTGCTTGCAGCCGCGAACAGCGAAGGGGAAGCCTTCAAGAAAAAGGAAGACGTTCAACGTATGGCCGAGTCCAACCGCGCCTTCGCGCACTTTGCTCGCTAA
- a CDS encoding site-2 protease family protein gives MIFSWLLREPLLAILWLVAIVLSLTVHEFSHALSAKWLGDQTAERDGRLTLNPLAHLDLVGFFAMMFLGFGWAKPVPYNPYNLRAPVRDGVVIGLAGPFANILLAFVSALTLRSLAPAATETLLTPFLLFLLILNLSLALFNLIPIHPLDGSKILLALTSHPRHAHLHTWLLTRGPQILFLLIFLSLLTPLNPFQFLSRWVFSLCGVLVGDACFFG, from the coding sequence ATGATATTTTCTTGGCTTCTTCGTGAGCCGCTTCTTGCCATCCTTTGGCTTGTGGCGATTGTGCTTTCTCTTACCGTGCATGAGTTTTCTCACGCGCTCTCTGCTAAGTGGCTTGGGGATCAAACGGCCGAGCGTGACGGGCGACTGACACTCAACCCCCTCGCGCATCTCGACCTTGTCGGGTTTTTCGCCATGATGTTTCTTGGTTTTGGATGGGCCAAGCCTGTCCCGTACAACCCCTACAATCTTCGCGCTCCCGTTCGCGACGGAGTCGTCATTGGTTTGGCGGGGCCTTTCGCCAATATTCTTTTAGCCTTTGTAAGCGCGCTTACTCTACGCAGTCTTGCCCCTGCCGCAACAGAGACGCTCCTGACTCCCTTTCTTCTTTTTCTCCTCATCTTGAATTTGTCTCTGGCGCTCTTTAATCTCATCCCCATTCACCCACTGGATGGGAGTAAGATTCTTCTTGCGCTTACCAGCCACCCACGCCATGCGCATCTCCACACATGGCTTCTCACACGCGGCCCACAAATTCTTTTCCTTCTCATATTCCTTTCGCTTCTCACTCCGCTCAATCCCTTCCAGTTTCTTTCTCGTTGGGTCTTTTCTCTCTGTGGCGTTCTTGTGGGCGATGCCTGTTTCTTTGGCTAG
- the rpsJ gene encoding 30S ribosomal protein S10 yields the protein MSKDVDQKSAEAGKQRIRIKIRAYDHKIIDQATGTIIKAAERSDALVVGPIPLPTEKRKYTTNRSTFVHKDSREQYEIRIHKRLVDILSPTERTMDALMSLNLPAGVDVEIKM from the coding sequence GTGTCCAAAGACGTTGATCAAAAGTCTGCCGAAGCCGGAAAACAGCGGATCCGCATCAAGATCCGTGCCTATGATCATAAGATCATAGATCAGGCGACGGGAACCATAATAAAAGCGGCCGAACGCTCGGATGCTTTGGTGGTAGGTCCTATTCCGCTTCCTACCGAGAAGCGGAAATACACGACAAACCGGTCAACATTTGTGCACAAGGACAGTCGTGAGCAGTACGAGATCCGTATTCACAAGCGACTGGTAGATATATTGAGTCCCACCGAGCGCACGATGGACGCGCTTATGAGTCTCAATCTTCCTGCCGGGGTGGATGTAGAGATCAAAATGTAG
- the murA gene encoding UDP-N-acetylglucosamine 1-carboxyvinyltransferase, translating into MELFRVEGGQPVKGSVEVSGAKNAASKMMIASLLTEESVVLENVPRHRETTITQEIVESVGARALWQDHTLSLETRSVPSGEVRGLSAKNRISILAIAPLLHRVGEAFVPVVDGDRIGKRPVQWHIEALRAMGAEVEERPDGYRARAPRPLQGALIDLPYPSVGATETGILAGVLAKGRTVIRNAAVEPEILELIKMLQKMGAIIEVGAGRVVEIVGVERLGGCVMKVMPDPLEAASFACIALATKGDVFVKGAVHEHLMTFLNTVRRIGGLFDIREDGIRFWTERPLSSIKLETDTYPGFRTDWQAPFAVVLTQATGTSIVHETVYESRFGYTETLNRMGADVTLFSNCLGEISCRFRGGNSKHSAVINGPTALRADEIQIPDIRAGLAFVVAALVAEGTSILRGVEHLDRGYERLEEKLLDIGVRLTRESVS; encoded by the coding sequence ATGGAATTATTTCGTGTCGAGGGAGGCCAGCCGGTCAAAGGGAGCGTGGAGGTCTCCGGGGCAAAAAATGCCGCATCAAAGATGATGATCGCTTCTCTCCTCACTGAAGAGTCTGTTGTGCTCGAGAATGTTCCGCGGCATCGAGAGACGACGATCACGCAGGAAATTGTGGAATCGGTCGGTGCGCGTGCCCTGTGGCAGGACCACACGCTCTCTCTTGAGACGCGTTCCGTGCCAAGCGGGGAAGTGCGCGGACTTTCCGCGAAGAACCGGATAAGCATTTTAGCTATCGCGCCGCTCCTGCACAGGGTAGGGGAAGCGTTTGTTCCCGTTGTTGATGGCGATCGTATTGGGAAGCGGCCGGTGCAGTGGCATATCGAAGCGTTGCGCGCGATGGGTGCGGAAGTGGAAGAGCGTCCCGACGGGTATAGGGCGCGTGCCCCGCGCCCGCTTCAAGGTGCGCTCATCGACCTACCTTATCCTTCGGTGGGGGCAACGGAGACCGGTATTCTTGCCGGTGTTTTGGCGAAAGGCCGCACGGTTATTCGCAACGCGGCGGTGGAGCCGGAGATTCTAGAACTCATCAAAATGTTGCAGAAGATGGGGGCGATTATCGAAGTGGGCGCCGGGCGTGTCGTGGAGATCGTCGGCGTGGAGCGGCTCGGCGGATGTGTCATGAAGGTTATGCCCGACCCGCTCGAAGCAGCGAGTTTTGCTTGCATTGCGCTTGCGACGAAAGGGGATGTGTTTGTGAAGGGTGCGGTGCACGAACACCTTATGACTTTTTTAAACACCGTGCGTCGTATCGGCGGATTGTTCGATATTCGCGAGGACGGTATTCGTTTTTGGACGGAGCGGCCTCTTTCGAGCATTAAACTTGAGACGGATACGTATCCGGGATTTCGCACCGATTGGCAAGCGCCGTTTGCCGTGGTGCTCACGCAGGCGACGGGGACATCCATTGTGCACGAAACCGTCTACGAATCGCGCTTTGGGTATACAGAAACACTGAACCGCATGGGAGCGGATGTGACCTTATTCTCGAATTGTCTTGGGGAAATTTCTTGCCGCTTTCGTGGAGGGAACAGTAAGCACTCGGCCGTAATTAATGGTCCCACCGCTCTGCGGGCGGACGAGATCCAGATTCCTGATATTCGTGCCGGACTTGCATTTGTTGTGGCGGCACTGGTGGCGGAAGGGACGTCGATCCTCCGCGGCGTGGAGCATCTGGACCGCGGCTATGAACGACTGGAAGAAAAGTTGCTGGATATTGGCGTGCGTCTGACACGCGAATCGGTGTCGTAA
- the tuf gene encoding elongation factor Tu, with amino-acid sequence MAGTFERTKPHVNVGTIGHVDHGKTTLTAAILAVASSHGLIAQKKGVDDLDKAPESKSRGITIATAHTEYETTARHYAHVDCPGHADYVKNMITGAAQMDGAVLVVSAADGPMPQTREHILLARQVGVPRIVVFLNKVDTVDDPELIDLVEEEIRDLLKKYEFPGDETPIIRGSALKALQNPTDEAAAKPVLDLLKTLDEYIPEPVRETDRPFLMPVEDVFSIEGRGTVVTGRIERGIVKVGEEGELVGLREETMKTVVTGIEMFNKTLDEGRAGDNAGVLLRGVKKEEVERGMVLAKPGSVTPHTEFEAEIYALTKEEGGRHKPFFKGYKPQFYIRTTDVTGEIELPAGTEMVMPGDTVNCQVKLIIPVALEEKQRFAIREGGHTVGAGVIVKISK; translated from the coding sequence ATGGCCGGAACGTTTGAACGAACAAAACCGCACGTAAACGTGGGTACCATTGGACACGTGGACCATGGAAAAACGACGCTTACGGCGGCCATCCTTGCCGTGGCCAGTTCGCATGGTCTTATAGCTCAGAAGAAGGGCGTGGACGATCTGGACAAAGCTCCAGAGTCCAAGTCTCGTGGAATTACCATTGCCACCGCGCATACGGAGTATGAAACGACGGCACGCCACTACGCCCACGTGGATTGTCCCGGACATGCTGACTACGTAAAGAACATGATCACAGGAGCAGCCCAGATGGACGGCGCTGTTTTGGTAGTCTCTGCCGCCGACGGTCCCATGCCGCAAACGCGTGAGCACATTCTTCTAGCGCGCCAGGTGGGCGTGCCGCGCATTGTCGTGTTCTTGAACAAGGTAGACACCGTGGATGATCCGGAACTCATCGATTTGGTCGAGGAAGAAATTCGCGACCTTTTGAAGAAATACGAATTCCCCGGCGACGAAACGCCCATCATCCGCGGCTCCGCTTTGAAGGCGCTTCAGAACCCCACGGACGAAGCGGCCGCCAAACCGGTTCTTGATCTCTTAAAGACGCTCGACGAATACATCCCCGAGCCTGTACGTGAGACGGATCGTCCGTTCCTCATGCCGGTGGAAGATGTTTTCTCGATTGAAGGTCGTGGCACCGTGGTGACGGGCCGCATCGAGCGCGGTATCGTGAAGGTGGGTGAGGAAGGTGAATTGGTTGGGCTACGCGAAGAAACCATGAAGACTGTCGTGACAGGAATTGAAATGTTTAACAAGACGCTCGACGAGGGTCGCGCAGGGGATAACGCCGGCGTGCTCCTTCGCGGTGTTAAAAAGGAAGAGGTGGAACGTGGTATGGTGCTTGCGAAGCCTGGTTCGGTGACGCCCCACACGGAATTTGAGGCCGAGATCTACGCCCTCACGAAAGAGGAAGGGGGACGCCACAAGCCATTCTTCAAGGGGTATAAGCCGCAGTTCTACATTCGTACGACCGATGTGACGGGAGAGATTGAACTTCCTGCCGGAACGGAGATGGTGATGCCCGGAGACACGGTGAACTGCCAAGTGAAACTCATCATCCCGGTTGCTCTTGAAGAGAAGCAGCGCTTCGCCATTCGTGAAGGAGGACACACAGTGGGAGCGGGGGTCATTGTAAAAATAAGTAAATAA
- the rpsL gene encoding 30S ribosomal protein S12 — translation MPTVQQLIRKGRKSPKSKSKSPATQYRYDSLHRKRTNLPSPFKRGVCVKVTTMTPKKPNSAIRKIARVRLSNGTEVTAYIPGEGHNLQEHSIVLVRGGRVKDLPGVRYHLVRGVYDAQGVEGRNRGRSRYGSKKPKAKTKK, via the coding sequence ATGCCAACTGTCCAACAACTCATCCGAAAAGGCCGCAAGAGCCCAAAGAGCAAATCCAAGTCGCCGGCGACGCAATACCGTTACGACTCGCTGCACCGCAAGCGTACAAATCTTCCCAGCCCCTTTAAGCGCGGGGTGTGTGTGAAGGTGACGACCATGACGCCAAAGAAACCAAACTCCGCTATTCGCAAAATCGCGCGCGTTCGTCTTTCGAACGGCACGGAGGTGACGGCTTACATTCCGGGTGAAGGACACAATTTGCAAGAACACTCCATCGTGCTGGTGCGCGGCGGACGCGTGAAAGACTTGCCGGGTGTGCGTTATCACTTGGTGCGCGGTGTGTACGATGCGCAAGGAGTGGAGGGACGCAACCGCGGGCGCTCGCGCTACGGATCGAAGAAGCCCAAAGCCAAAACCAAAAAGTAA
- the rplC gene encoding 50S ribosomal protein L3, translating into MKFLIGKKLGMSQIFTDDGVVVPVTYIEAGPCVVTDVRTEDKDGYNAVQIGFGTTRTINKPQEARAKQLGPVRLTREARVVSVDGVKTGDIWTVGEFTVGDVVDVTGTSKGRGFAGVVKRHGFHGHNTTHGTKDQVRKSGSVGAQGPQRVFKDMRMAGHMGDERVTVKNLKVVSIDPERNTLAIRGAIPGARGGVLFIRANVTGSVWN; encoded by the coding sequence ATGAAATTCCTCATTGGCAAAAAATTGGGCATGTCGCAGATCTTCACAGACGATGGTGTTGTGGTGCCTGTCACCTATATCGAGGCGGGGCCGTGCGTCGTGACCGATGTTCGCACGGAAGATAAGGATGGCTACAATGCGGTCCAGATTGGATTTGGAACGACGCGCACGATTAACAAACCGCAAGAAGCTCGCGCGAAACAATTGGGGCCGGTGCGTCTCACGCGTGAGGCTCGCGTGGTTTCTGTGGACGGCGTGAAGACGGGTGATATCTGGACTGTCGGGGAGTTTACCGTGGGGGATGTCGTTGATGTTACGGGAACATCCAAAGGCCGTGGCTTTGCTGGAGTAGTGAAGCGACATGGGTTTCACGGGCACAACACCACGCACGGTACCAAAGACCAAGTTCGCAAATCTGGATCCGTGGGTGCGCAAGGGCCGCAACGCGTGTTCAAAGATATGCGTATGGCGGGGCACATGGGGGATGAGCGTGTCACCGTGAAAAACTTGAAAGTCGTCTCTATTGACCCCGAGCGTAACACGCTGGCTATTCGCGGCGCGATTCCCGGAGCACGAGGCGGCGTTTTGTTTATTCGAGCCAACGTGACAGGGTCTGTGTGGAACTAA